The window CCAAGGTAATATTCCGCATCAGGAAAATACTGATGAAAGCTGTCACTTCAGTAGCATTAAATTTATTTTGAGCAATCTCAATCATAATAGCTTTTGCCTGTGATTTTGACAAAGTATGGTGATTGAAAAGGTATTCTAATATTTCTTTCATAATGGTAAGTGGTTGTTGGTTGTTAGTGATTGGTTGTTAGTTTTGAAGTGTTTTTAGAATAATTTTCTATCAACTATCAACCAAAATCTATCAACCCATTAAAAAATTTCTAATAATGGTTTTTCCATCTGGAGTCAAGATACTTTCAGGATGATATTGAACTCCATGAACGTCATAAGTTTTATGTTTAAGGCTCATAATCATTCCTTTGCTGTCGATACTGGTGATTTCCAATTCTTCAGGGAAATTTTCGGGATCTACAGCCCAACTGTGATATCGACCGACTTCTAAAGTTTGAGGTAAGTCATTGAAAATTTTATGATTACTTATTTGAATAGCTTCTGTAGCTACCCCATGATAAATTTCTGTTAGATTGATTAAGCTTCCGCCAAAAGCTTCCGCGATTGCCTGTTGACCAAGGCAAACTCCCAAAATACTTTTTGTTGGAGCGTATTTTTTGATTACATCCAATAAAACTCCGGCTTCTTCGGGAATTCCGGGTCCTGGAGAGAGGATTATTTTGTCATATTTTTGAATGTCTTCAAGTGCGATTTGGTCGTTTCGAACGACATCAACTCTTTCGCCTGTAATTTGCTCAATCATTTGAACCAAATTATAGGTAAAACTGTCGTAGTTATCGAATACGAGAATTTTGGTTGATGGGTTTATATTTGTCATTTTTTTCTATATTTTTTAATTGGATTTTATCCAATTCTATGTTAAATCGTCCTTTCAGGACTCATTATTATCTGTTTTTAATTTTTCTGACTTTAATTTCCTGCTTATTACGAAATTGCGACCCGGCTTGAGCGGAAATCCTTTTTGTTATTGCGATTGCTGAAAAATTCTAAAGATTGCTTCACTTTGTTCGCAATGACAAAAAGATTGGGAGCGGAAGACGGAATTTGTCGCCATAAAAGTTTTAAACCAATTTCTCCGCTTTTTCAACCGCTTTTTTCAAAGCATTTAGTTTATTATTAACCTCTTCCAGTTCATTTTGAGGGATTGATTTTGCAACTAAA is drawn from Chryseobacterium muglaense and contains these coding sequences:
- a CDS encoding anthranilate synthase component II, whose protein sequence is MTNINPSTKILVFDNYDSFTYNLVQMIEQITGERVDVVRNDQIALEDIQKYDKIILSPGPGIPEEAGVLLDVIKKYAPTKSILGVCLGQQAIAEAFGGSLINLTEIYHGVATEAIQISNHKIFNDLPQTLEVGRYHSWAVDPENFPEELEITSIDSKGMIMSLKHKTYDVHGVQYHPESILTPDGKTIIRNFLMG